The Nitrospira sp. genomic interval TGGTGTTTGTCTGGCTTTCGCAACCAAAGAAAATATGGGCACCTCAATTCTATTGCTTCTTCGCGTTGGAAGCAGTGATTGCAGTGATGGGGCCGTTTGCTGAGAATAATTACAATGTCTTCATGTGGTTCAGAAACCTGGGGGTGCTCCTCATTTGTATTGTGATCCCCTTGGTCCATGTCGTGAATACTGAGCGGCGCTTCTCTGTTTTCATAGGGGGGATTACTGTAGTGATGGTGTATTTGGGGCTATATGCCATCACGCATGGTGGTCGTGGACCAGGCGGCCACGTAGGGGATGAAAATGATACGTCGCTCGCGCTGAATAGTTTCATTCCCCTGGTATTCCTCTCCATGTTTCTCGCGAAGACTGTACTGCAACGGATCTTATACGGCCTCGCGGTTGGTATCATGGTTCTTGGGGTTGCCGCGACCATGTCGCGGGGGGGATTTCTTGGTTTGGTTGCGGCGCTGGGCTACTGTTTTTTCCTGACCCCGAATAAGTCCAAGACTTTGGCCCTGGGGTTTGTCATGGTGCTGATTCTGATTCCGCTCGCTCCGGAGAAATACTGGGATGAGATTGCTTCGATTGGAACGGAGGCAGGCAATGAAGATCCTCGGAAAGGAACAGGGGCTCTCAGGAGGGAATATTGGCAAACAGCGCGTGAGATGTTTAAGGCTAATCCCATTTTTGGAGTGGGAGCAGGTAATTTCCAATGGGAAGTCGGTAACTATCAGACGCCGGATCAATTTGAACGATTGGGCAGGTCGCTCGATGGTCAGGAATGCCATTCTGTATATTTTGCTACGCTTGCGGAGATTGGAGGAGCAGGGTTTGGCCTTTTTCTCGCCATTCTCTGGTACAACGTTCGCGATCTCGGCGGAATGATTACAGCGAAGCAGCCGCTCACTTCAGATCATAAATGGATAGGATCTTTCGATCGATTGGCCCCTGTGAAGGCTCTCTCCGTCGATTCAGCTGTTAGGTTGCACCAGTCTCAATCTGTACCGGTAGAGGAACCTGCCAGGATTGGGTCCATTGAGCAAAGCCGTCTGACGCTGTATGCCCATGGGTTGCGTGGCGGGATCTTGGGGTTTCTCGTGTCGGGAATCTTTCTTTCCGCATTCGGCTATCCGCCATTCTGGTTGCTGACTGGGCTCGTCGTTGCGCTGAAGGTGATCAGCGCGCCCCAGCCAGCGACTCGTCCAGTCGAGTCGACCTAAGTAGATTTCATCATTCTGATGTACAGCAGTCGATCCTTCTCATAAGCTACCTGTGACTGTGTGTATGGAGTGTGGGAGATAAGGCAAGGATCTCGGTATCTTTGGATTTCAACATGATGCGAAGCGCAAGCGAGGTCATGCAGGTGCTGCATCTGATCGAGACCGGCGGGCCGGGCGGGGCTGAACGCATGTTGTTGGGGATGACACGCCACCTCGACGCGTCATTCCATTCAACGGTCGGCCTCCTGAAGCCGGGCTGGTTGGAGACCCAGGTACAAGAGAGAGGGCTTGCACATGTGCGGATTCAGGGGGGAGCGTGGGGAGACTTCGGACGTATCCGCCATCTGGTAAAGGTTGTTCGCATCTCGTCGATTCAGGTGATCCATGCCCACGAGTTTTACATGAATGTGCTCGGTGCGGTGGTCTCGCGGCTGACCGGAGTGCCGCTCATCGCGACCGTTCACGGTAAGAACTATTATCCTGAAAAGCGCCGCCGCCGACTGTTGTATCGGTGGGTGGCAGCGACGGCGGCATCGGTCGTTACGGTATCTGAGGATTTGAAGTCGTTTTTTTGCCGGGCCACCGGAGTAGCCGCTTCTCGTGTGACCATGGTACCCAACGGGATAGATACAGGCGCATGGTCGCCGGTCGTGCCTGACGCGGTGCTGCGGGCGGATTGCGGCATCCCGGTCGATGCAATGGTCGCTGGAGCGATTGGGAATTTGTATCCGGTCAAGCGGCATATCGATCTGGTCCGCGCACTTCCGCTTATGAAGGCTGCCTGCCCGAATATCCATGTGGTGATTCTTGGTCGTGGCGATCAAAAGGCCATTCTGGAGCGAGAAGCTGATTCGCTGGGCGTGGCCGACCGTTTGCACTTGCCTGGCTTTCAGGAGGATGCCCGCCGGTGGCTGAATATCATGGACTGCTTTGTGATGCCGTCGGAAAGCGAAGGGATGCCGCTGTCACTATTGGAAGCGATGTCGGCGCAGTTACCGGTGGTAGTGACGGCCGTCGGCGGGATTCCCGAGGTTGTGATGCATGAGGAATCCGGTTGGCTAGTTCCTGCCCATCATCCCGATATTCTGGCGAAGACGTTGATCCATGTGTTGACCAATCCGTCGCAGGCGAGGGTGGTGGCAAAACGCGCGCGCGCCCGCATTGAAAGCAGGTTTTCGGCTGATGCAATGGGTCATGCCTACGGTGTGCTGTATCGGCAGGGACTCGAACAGGCACGAAGGGTTGCGCGATGAGGATTTGCAAGATCTGGGATGCAGACTATCCCTGGGACATCCGGGTCGAGAAAGTGGCGGATTCGCTGGCCGATGCCGGGCACGAAGTGCATCTCGTCTGCCGGAATGGAGGTCGCCTTCAGCGGACGGAATCGACAGGGAAGTTTCAGATCCATCGCTTGCCGGCATTTCCAATGTTCCTGGGTCCGCTCCACGAGATCTGCAACTTCCCTCATCCGGGCAATCCGTTCTGGTGGGGAGAAATCGCCAGGGTCATGCGCCGATATCGCATCGAGTTAATTCTCGTGAGGGATCTGCCACTGGCCATTCCCGCCGGCCTGCTTGGAAAGCTGTTCGGGATTCCGGTGGTCTTGGATATGGCGGAGAACTACCCGGCAATGCTGGAGGATCGGCGATTGTACACGCCGACCAGCGCATTGGGGCGGATGCTTCGGCATCCGAGTCTGGCTAGGCTGATCGAATGCCTGTCCTTTCCGCTCATGGAGCATATCGTCGTGGTCGTCGGTCAATCTCGCGACCGGCTGAAGGCCGCTGGAGTATCAGCCCAGCGGCTCACCGTTGTGACGAATACTCCACGGGTTGATCAGTGGGATGCCGCGCAAGCCACCCGGACGAATCCAGCGCCTCAACGGGGCTTGCACGTCGTCTATTTGGGCAATCTGGATGGCAGTCGGGGCGTCGATATTGCTATCAGGGGGATGGTGCAGCTCAAGCGACATGGTATGCCCGCCCGCTTGACGATCATTGGGCAAGGTCCATCACGATCAGTGCTAGAGGAGTTGCTCACGACCGAAGGAGTGGCCGACCGTGTCACAATCTGCGGCCGATTACCGTTCCGCGAGGTACAGGCAGTGATGGCCGAATCGGATGTGGGGATTATTCCTCATTACGGGACGGAAGCGTGGAATACCACGATGCCTAACAAGCTCTTTGATTATATGTTGTGGGGAATTCCGGTCTTGGTATCCGACATCAAAGCTGTGGCGGATATTGTACGGGATGTTGGTTGCGGGGCCGTATTCCGCGATCGCGATCCAGAGGACTTTGCGCGCTGCTTAATAGAGATGCAGCCCGTCGAGGTTCGTGAGCGCATGGGGTGTAACGGGCGGCAGGCGATTCAGCAACGGTACAACTGGAAGGTCGAAGGGGCTGATCTGGTGCGGTGCATCGAACAGGTCAAAGCGAGGCATCAGAGCGCATGAATATGCCAGGAACAGGGGAACGACCTGAGCGAGATGCGCAGGAGAAATTGTCGGTGGCGGTGCGGGAGTGTCCGTTGCGTATTCTTTTCATCTTTCCTCAGGTCTGGGATCCCTGCAAGACTAACTTTTCCGGTCAGTTTACGATGCTTCCAGAGTCTGTCTCAGGGCATATTTTCACGTTGAGTAGTCGGCAGCAGCCCGTGGTGAAGTTAGGGCGGTTTCTCTTGCGGTGGAAAGAGATCGGCGCGTCGACTTGGCAGGGACTTTGGAACGGGTTGGTGGCTCGTTGGTGGT includes:
- a CDS encoding glycosyltransferase codes for the protein MMRSASEVMQVLHLIETGGPGGAERMLLGMTRHLDASFHSTVGLLKPGWLETQVQERGLAHVRIQGGAWGDFGRIRHLVKVVRISSIQVIHAHEFYMNVLGAVVSRLTGVPLIATVHGKNYYPEKRRRRLLYRWVAATAASVVTVSEDLKSFFCRATGVAASRVTMVPNGIDTGAWSPVVPDAVLRADCGIPVDAMVAGAIGNLYPVKRHIDLVRALPLMKAACPNIHVVILGRGDQKAILEREADSLGVADRLHLPGFQEDARRWLNIMDCFVMPSESEGMPLSLLEAMSAQLPVVVTAVGGIPEVVMHEESGWLVPAHHPDILAKTLIHVLTNPSQARVVAKRARARIESRFSADAMGHAYGVLYRQGLEQARRVAR
- a CDS encoding glycosyltransferase family 4 protein — translated: MRICKIWDADYPWDIRVEKVADSLADAGHEVHLVCRNGGRLQRTESTGKFQIHRLPAFPMFLGPLHEICNFPHPGNPFWWGEIARVMRRYRIELILVRDLPLAIPAGLLGKLFGIPVVLDMAENYPAMLEDRRLYTPTSALGRMLRHPSLARLIECLSFPLMEHIVVVVGQSRDRLKAAGVSAQRLTVVTNTPRVDQWDAAQATRTNPAPQRGLHVVYLGNLDGSRGVDIAIRGMVQLKRHGMPARLTIIGQGPSRSVLEELLTTEGVADRVTICGRLPFREVQAVMAESDVGIIPHYGTEAWNTTMPNKLFDYMLWGIPVLVSDIKAVADIVRDVGCGAVFRDRDPEDFARCLIEMQPVEVRERMGCNGRQAIQQRYNWKVEGADLVRCIEQVKARHQSA